TacagatattttgaaaataaacttTAAACAATACATGCATCTCATTACATCACCTTTTCTTTAACTCAGAAATAAGAAATTACATTAGTTGAAACAAGAGCTGTACATTCACAACCAAAAATATATTTGATGCAaaatatgacccaagaaacTTGGGTTCAAACAAACTACTATAGGAGAAGATAATTTCACCCGAATTTAATTTGTGCAAAATGTTAAGGGATTTTGTCATCTTAGCTGCTAAAGAGTAAGGCATAGAACGTGTTGTTCTAAGGTCTAGGAAACGACACTGCTGATATTGACCTCTTGGTGCTTTCTGCTGTGCTTCGTCTCCTAGCCCGACCACCTGTGGTAGAACTGCTACGAGCTTCCTTGGAAGGATCTTGAAGTTGATCCAATTCTTTCACTATCTCATTCATCATGGGTCTGAACTTGGGTTCAGTTGATAAGCATCGGAATGCAAGGCTGGATACTCTGTAGGCTGCATCCAAACTATATTGTCCCTCTAGACGATTATCCAAGATGCGGAAGATCTTCCTTTTATTTGTAAGGTAAGGACGGGCCCACTCCACCAAGTTGTGTTCTCCCGATGGCCGGTTTTTGTCCATTGCCCTTCGCCCTGAGAGCATCTCGAGAAGAACTACTCCGAAACTATAAACATCACTCCTAGCCGTTAAGTGACCTACAATGTAAGGTAGGACAAGGAAGTCAAGAGGTTAGAAAATGGCAGATTTAGAATTTTAAAGAAAACATACATATACTCCACTTGTAACTAGATTTAGGAAACCAAGTGTCCTATTTCTCTTTATTGTCATGGGATTCAGACATGGGATAAACTCTTATCTCCACCACATCAAACAAACAAATTGCATGTGAGGAGAACCAAATGGCAAGGATAGGATCAGTCTTCTAACAAGTTGAGGAAAAACAATGAAaataaatgcataaaaatataaGGTTGAAGGAGCTAGCTAGCCATTCAAGAAAGTCGTTTGTCCAAATACGACATGGTTTTATTCCGTAAAGAATCAGGACAGACAAAAATACTAGTATACAACTAAGTGGGGGTGAGCAAGATCCAAAGTTGAGAGTTATTCAAGAATGTCATTTGTCCAAATAGGACATACTCTTATTTTTCTTAGAGGATACTAATAATTCCAAGGAAAAGAATATGGCATCTAATTGTGGAAAGAAACAAGAAGAAAGGCAAAAGGAAATGAACACCGAGGCATGTGCGTCTAATATACCTGTGGCTAGATACTCTGGTGCTGCATATCCGTAGGTACCCATAACGCGAGTTGATACATGACTTTTATCACCGGTTGGCCCATCCTTGGCCAATCCAAAATCCGAAAGTTTTGCAGTGTAGTTCTGTAATCAATGGTGAAAATATCTATCATAATCCCTTCCTTAATCCAAAATGCTAAACAGAATAGTACAAGAAAGAAGTAAGTCCTAGAAGTATAAAGTGAAATTTATTGTTAACAAGCTACTTACCGAGTCCAGGAGGACATTAGAGGTCTTAAAATCGCGGTATATAACTTTAGTTTCAGCACTGTGAAGAAAGGCTAGCCCCTTTGCAGCTCCAAGAGCGACCTTCATGCGGAGGTTCCAAGAAAGAGGCTGAAAGTATGATCCTCCTACAATCACATCATTAGAGTGATCAATATGATATCGAAAGAGACAAATACATGGTTATTCTTCTGTATTACTTGAGTTTTAATCTCAACATAACATGGGAAAACATACTTCTAAACAAATGGTTCTCCAAGCTTCCCCTAGGCATGAATTCATACACTAGAAGACGGTGTTCATCTTCCACACAATATCCTATCAACTTGACAAGATTAGGATGATACAGCTGCCCAAGATAGTTCACCTCCGCCTATAAAACCAGAAATGGAGAAGCCATAAGTAACTTAATATCAACACATCCCTAATACATGATATCTAGTATGATCTTGTTTCCAAGGCAATTGATACTTTAAGATCATTCCTATTCCAAATTAATTAAGCATAACTAGACTTGTAACTAAAAGATGAGTAATGAAACTCACCAGCCATTCCCTATGACCCTGAAAGCTCTCTTGGTTAAGTCGCTTCACTGCAATAACCATGCCCGTACCAGGCTTGGTGGCAGCATAAGAGTTCTCATCAATCCATCCTTTGAAAACAGACCCAAAACCGCCTTCCCCAAGCACACTATCAGGACGAAAGTTTCTGGTAGCTGCCTTGAGCTCAGAGAAGTTGAAACTTTTCAAATTAGAGGACTGCAAAATCTCACCCTCACTCCTCGGTGTTAAAGGAGCCGATGAGACTTTACTACTTGCTATTGTCGGATCAAGTCCATCCCTGCTAATATATTTCGAGTTTGTCCCTAAACATAATCAAAACCCTTAATCAGCTCTCCACCTCAAATCTTAAAATTCATACAAGAATTAGCATTTCTTAATCTTACAAGTTCATATGTTATTGTTCACACGGATTTTGGTGGATTTTGATTCAATGCTGATACACACAATCTCAAAGATATCCCCCATATGACACGTATTAAAATAATTACAGAACAACCCACAACTCTTTTTAGCCTATCATAATTCAcccaaaaatgcaaactttatCTAGTGGGAAAGGGAAACTTTGAACGACCAAAAATAAAgatgaaaaagggaaaacaaaaAAGTGTTTGTaataataatacggagtaattaacATTCAGGCAAATTTAGAAAGGCTGAGGAAACTATACCAACATAATCATcccagaaacacacaaaaacCAAGAAATGAACTCAACTCAGTTACAGAGGAAGAGAGGGAGAGATAGAGTGTTATTTTTACCTGTGTGGGAAGGACTTTCAGCCTTGATTCGAGCACTAAGACAAATACCCATCAAAAcccactaattaattaattcaccCAAATCAATTAAAAAACTGGTTTAGTGGTTTTGATCACAAAGGACCCAGCTTCGAAGATAGTCTTCAAAATCCAGAAAACAGAACCAAAAGATACCTGTATCAATGCAAAATATGAACAATTTAAAAGCTGATAATTTGAGCAATACCCACAACTTTCACATAAAATACAGAAATAAACAATTGTATAAACGAGTGAAAAAGGCAGAAGAAATCAGTGGTGAGCACCTCACCTCTTTGACTGGTGGTTTGCACTTTGCAGGGAAAGACTGACTGAAGTTTCTAACtattttttgagagagaaagtgttttagagagagagagaaagaggagagattTGAAGGAAGTGAGGAAGGTGAAGAGGTAAAGCTAATAAATGGCGGGTTGGCCCCCTTTACAACTCCCCaccccctttttattttttattttttattttttattttttttcctttgtacTTCTCTCTTCTTGTCTCTATCTCTAGTTTTCAAACTTGGGAAACTATAATTACCTTTCttctttaaaaacaaaaaatctaAATTTTGGCTACTTTTAGTAAATCCGTAAATGGTAGGAACAGTAATTTTCATTACGTACTACGGTCTACGTATTAGGCAATGGCTACTTGCTTGGTCCTAGGAATCTTGGATGGTAACGTACTCTTACTTCTAATATTTGGCTCTACTCTAGTACGGAGTACTGTTCTATGTTCAATTCCTCACGTCGTTAAGATGGAGTAAAACCTTAAAGTGTAACCATTAGTCTATTTTATTGAATAgattgtttttgtgtttttttacaCAAGGCAagcaaaacacaaaacaaatgaaaagtacactAGAACACTACTTATAACAAAAATAGGAGAAACAGTTTGTTGTGTTCGTTGCCTTGGTTGCACGAACTATAATTCAACAACATTTTTATCCTATGAATCTTTTGTATTGGTGTATTATAAAATAGAATGGGAAAGACATAATTTATCTGCCGTGGACATGTGAGAATGTTGGTTTAGAAAAAATATCCGCGTGAACAAATTTTGCAGTTTAATCTCGATTTTAGTCTTCTCTATTATTTAAGACACATTCGTTCCAATGGCTTGTACTTGTTCTTTCTTTTACTTTAGATTTGAATAAATCTTTGGTTCCCGCTAATACAGGATCTTGATCATGACGGGGTTTCGCTATATCCCAAATGAGTAACTAAATATCAAACCACACAATTGTAGGAGTATGTTTTTTCCGTAGATTTTGGTGGCGGAGCCGACGAAAAAGGTAATCGTGTTTGTTTGCTATGATTATATTGAGAGACAATATCGTGAGACAGGAAAACTCTCAACCGGCCAAGTAAGATCTTATCTGTTACCGAgtattttatttaaactttatcaaacttttttttttatctttgacTTTATTAGAACTAATAATCTTATACGACCTTATTGCAAACTGTTGATTAGAATTATTAAACTTTTAAAAAGCTATTAAGAATAAGATAAAAAGAGCATTTTattaccaattgaggttggcatgagtggtcaAGGGTCTCTtactccttaaccaaggtctcagGTTCGAGCCTTGGGTATGGAAAAAACCTCAACTAGGAGGGATAAATCAGCAAAAGTCTTCACACGCAATTAATTGAGAGACTAAATTGAAAACGAGAATAATTAAGATACTAGGCAGGAAACAATTTAAAAATACACTTTTAACTTTCGTCAAAAATATTAGgtgcaaaatggaaacattattattattaactaGCTTCTGAGCCCGTTCAATGAACGGACAATTATATAGTGGTTGTTAAACGCCTTTTAAAGTGCTAATTTTGTTGAAAGCTTGTGATTTTAGTGGGAATATATGAAATTTAAAAGTTGCAAAAAATGAATTCAATGGTGAATTGATATTGAATGAGAAAGATGAAGTTGAAGAGGTGTTGAAGTtgtaaaatacttcgtataacaaataacaaaaggaaaatttgaaaaagaaataacaaattaatGGATGAAAGATGgggatgacacatgtcatctaataatTTATGGTGTTACTTTTTAAATACTACTAtgtatagactaggtatagatttgaTCAAATACATAGTACTCTTTTATAACTGATCCAAAACAACTTACACATCTCTTTTATGGTTAATGACATAGCCTACACATTAGCCGACCTTTTACGGTTAATGTATTATCTATGATCAAATTGTTATCAGAGTACATGTATGATAATTATCATACGACAATATTATTTTTGTactattattgttttgtttaTGCTCGCGTGTAGAAGATAAATATAAAGTATACACCATGTCACTATTTTACACTCGCTATACAAAAAGTCAATTTGAGAGTTCTCTAATTTGTTGTGGTTTGGTCAATGAGCATTCCAAAGATAACGGTGGAAAAGTCCAACGTAGATGAAGGTGttcattactccctccgtcccggaatactcgacccggtttgaccggcacagagtttaagggacttgaattgacttatttaatttaataggtagtaattgatagtggggtattattttaatgtagttagtgggaggtgggttaagaggtggggttgggggagagtaggggttgaatttttaattattttttgtatggagtaggggtaggtgggttaatagaggtggagtgagaaataatataatattgttagaatatttccatttttagaaacaggtcaagtattaagggacggcccgataaggaaaacaggtcaagtattccgggacggagggagtaataaatactTCGTATGTATGACTGAAATCCTAATATGTATTCATATTTTTTTAGGCTTTTTTTAGTTTTAGAACTAAACAGTTAACTTTCAACTTTTGTAGGGTGATGAGGTGCAAGTGACTTTATTTGAGAATGTCATTAATATAGACATCATGAAAGAAGGAAAAATGTATTATATTGCCAATTTGGAgataatgccattagatacgaATTATAATATGTGTTGGATAAGTATAGATTGAAATTGGTGAGAAAGATGAGATCTTGGAGGTGCTTGACGATGTTGAAGATATACTGCGATACAATTTCAGATTCAAAAGACTTTGATAGCATGTCACAACTTTGGTGTGTACGTACTATTTTTTGTATTCAAATAAGATTATAGTTTAAACccttttaataatatagataatTGGGTTGGCTTAAcatcaaattaattaaaaaaatatgtctACAATGTGGAGCAtactttataaaattaaaaaattgtgaagccccaagattagttttatactttaTCACTCCCCCTCACATGAAAACCATTTGGGCTTGAAGTGTAGATGCGGCATAGGCCTCCTCATACCTAATGCGAAACATTCCACTTTGAAATGAGGGGTGGAAGAGATTTGAACTCGTGACCTTTGCGTCGTCACGCTGCCTCCGATACCATGTCAAAGGAACGACTCAACCAAAAACTTAAGCTGATGGTTAaagccccaagattagttttatactctatcatttACGTTAGTACGTGGGTTCATCCTCTCAGGCTGTCTAATAGaaacaataaattaattaagtccGTGCATTTGCATAGGATTTTTTCTAATTCAACTAATTCCTAATCACTAACGGGTGAACGAGTCGTCGAATAGTGGGTTCCATAATCATTGGTTCGGAAAATTATGAGCAGACTATTTAGTTagttttaataatatagatgtgATGCATTAGTACGAGCAATTATTATGACATTGTTGAGTATACTACTATTGAACGTTTGGTATTGCCACACAATAACCATTATAGTTAACATTATCGATTAAGATATTTGTTATACTTTTTATAGGTACACGTACAATAGCATGAGCACATACTTGTACTAATTAATACTATTAGTAGGGTGTACTTCCTATGTGCATGTTTCTTCCTTTTTCGTCAATATTGCGCAATTACGTAGTGATAGTTTATGTATTAATCATTTTAAAAGGATGAAATGAGTATGAAAACATCTCATCAAAGGGAATAATCCTGCAAACCATGCATCTAGCCGTGATATTGCAATTAAAAAACCACTTTTTGTTAATAAATCAAGCGTCAAATTATAATGAGTATTATGATCGACAATGTAGATTTTTGATGTCCCACGAAAAAGGCAAGAATATATGCTGCAAATCCACATAGATATTCAGGTTTTTCATAGTTTAAACCTTAGATTTCAAATCAATATGATATcacaaaagaaaaattaaatcaatttacaaACTTAAAGTAATAATCTACAATGATTCCATAAAGGAGACACCTACACACCTTAGCAAGTCAACAGCTCAAATACTCGGCAACCATTAGTTTGAATCTTATATCCCATAATTTGTATATCATTTTGTGTATTACTAATTCTTATTAATGAAAATGGTAGatgagaaaataaagaaaattgaCTAATTAACGTAACTGCGTATAAATGTCTATAATTTATACAGTTATACTCTATAacttatactaaaacagacatcaTGAATGACACTATCACTTCCCGATGTAAAAAATTTCgccaatttttttttccttaacAAAAtctctactccctccgttcttaaatattaatCATTTTTCAcccgtttcaactcaatatttaaacgtaaatatctccaaatacatacgttaaaaaaatataaaaatttgatattgttaaactgcACATTGAGACAAAtaaaacaagatctcacatgaatatattttgaatacgtattggaaaaaatttgaagattctattcaattgtgaatagtgacaaaatttcaaaagggactaatattcaagaacggagggagtattgcaTTTACTTAATTTATATTTTCTGTCATTTATATAAATTCTTATGTATTTCAAAAATTATTGGTTTAAAGattatggaaataatagataccatgtaataataatatgatgaaaatgaattttgaatattttattcaaataggTATATTTAGTAATGAGAAATATAAAATTACTCAATATGTTGGTCAAATTAATTAGCATATTAGTAGGCATATAAAATTTGCAATATGTATGTAATAAGACTAAAATTGCATATTATATGATTAAAATTACTATGTTCAAGCTTACATTTACATGATTTTCACCTAATCAAGTTTATCTAAACTTAGTTGATGGAacatatatactccctccgttcttgttTATTAGTCCTCTTTTCGTTTTGGATGATTTTTTATATTACGGATTAGTCCCTTTTAAaacatttccttattttttcAACCATTATCCCCTTTTCAGCCTTATATCACAATTATAATTACATTTTTGTCCCAAGTAAATATGTAAGTGGTCCCCTTATTTTCCAAATTAActatctccaatggttgtagctagagactagcttgaaatttataaaagtttcaagctaatagctagaccattagagtgcaaataataaattagcttggccaagcaaattagcttgtttaagctaatttgcttgacaactagctaccaaagttgtcaaataattaattgacaagtgggacaagtgaaactaatttatttaacaagctagttgctatccattggagcacaaattagctagacaatgaaatagcttgaaatcttatgtggcataacaagctaattatcaaattagcttactattggagatgctctaactACCCACATTTAATTATTCAaataacttaattttttttctctcaCCTACCCACATGAGTGGGATTCTTTAGAAATTCACATGTAATGTGTCCTTTTAGTGGATTGTTCAATATTTTATAAGGGAGCAATAATGAAGAACGGAAGGAGCAAGTTATTTAGTTGTTATTTATACTTAGATAATCCTTGTTATTCTTAAACTATATTATACGAGCTTAGTTACGGagtaacttattttttctagaATATGTAGAAATAAGATTTAGGTGAACAAAATAAGCTAGGACTGATATTACATATTTGTTGTTTTCTTGCTCGCTCTATTGCTTTTACACCATATCATGAATATGAACGtagaattttttttaagaaGATGATGAAAATAACACTTAAAAGAGTAAAGagtaatttcattaaaattgaagaaaagtgaagaagAACGTGAAGGACGTGAGGGTTGGAGTTAAGGAGTCCGTGAAGATGTGAACCCAAACATGCCTCCCAAATGGCGACCCATACCTAATCCCACTCCTATTCACACTTAATTACCTTCTCGATCATCTTTTAATGACGTCATTTCTTCGTCATACCTTACGTACACAACACCCAATCATTAGTTATTAACACTTGATCAAATCAGGGCCCTCCAATTTATGTGGACTTTTGACATCACCACCGTTGATATTGACCTCTTGTTTTACCATGTAATTTTGGAATTccttaaaattaaaatagaaaTTAATTGGACCGTTGGTTTCTTTTATTGATGTGAATGGGATAATAATGTTCGTAGGTTATACAAGTTGACACCTGTATGTATATGTAATATGTGGATTAGTCGTAGATAATATATGAAAGTTACAATTACTATTTTGTATTTTGTCTCAATCGCTACGTTTCTCTTTTACAACTTTAATTTGGCACTCCTTGACTATAGATGAGAACCACCAAACGTAATTGTATAATACTCATAACATATGTTACTCCGTACAAACCTTGGGtcaacaaaaacaattaaataataataacaatgtaCATGTTCTTAGAACCTTAAAGACAAATTTATAATTAGGAGTATAAGGTAAGGAGTAATCCGTACTAACTAAATTTCATAATCATACTTATAATCTTAACCCCTCTCTACTAATTTACTCCATCTCATATAATAGATTCATTTTATGCATGTAGATAAAATAGCTTCATGCAACAAAAGTactctatatatttttttttttttttatgttttcttcGTTCTAATATTATTGCATCATGTAGATTATGTCAAAAAAGTTTGGTaataactatataaaaaaaaagtgagAGAAAAAGAATACAAACATATCCATGTGAttgcttaaataaatttaagaaTTGAAGGTTACGATATAAGGGTGTAATTGGATATTGTGGTGTAAAaacaaatacggagtactttatTTCCTATAATgaaaatggtgcaatatttgtCAAACTTATTTAGAGATACATGATGAAATATATTTCTTATGTTCTTATTTCAAAAGCTTTTGTGCGCCCCCGATCTACGGTATTTTACTGTACATCCAACCTAGCGCGTAAAAAGTGGAAAATAAAATTCACTTGAGGTAAAAAGTGACCCAGACCAAAGATAAAAGTGAACCCGACCAAATATATTAGTGACCTTATTCGATGACTAAAGTTACCTTACTCAAAGGTAAATGTGACCCTAACCCATGAAAAATGTAACTGACAATAAACAATGAAGTGACCGTGATCAAGAGTTAATTATATGGTTGTTACaagttataattaattatgaccTATATAACACAAACAATGAGAATACACCAATACCCAAGTGTAATATAGGTAGTAGTCTATGTGAGGCTTCAACCCACACCATGTACAATATTGTACACTGCTCTACCATTTGAACTAATATCCTTGAAAATAAGTTAACTTAGAACAACAATAAAGAAAACTAATAACATCAATAAGGGTAACTAAAAGAACTATTATGTGCGgataaccttcctcttttcgacAGCCACACAATATATTATCGTAGATTGGCCTTTCTGAAAAGTTtgtgttcttatttacatgacacaattatttagtcaGGTTTGCCAATGCACGTTTTCAAACATTAATTAACTTCAAATATGAATaagaaaaatttataaaaagttggtatttaaaaaatatttattgagacgaatttaacaagaccCTACCcaattatattttttcttaagtataaatctcaaaataaagtaaaaaaaatacgtAAGTAATGTCTAAAATCTAATTGTATTATGTAAACAAGAATGGATGAGGTAGGGGATATTATAAATCCGTGGATATTTTAATTTCTTACTCATGCTACTTGTGATGTTTAAGTGGCACTTAATGTGTGAAATTAAGACAATAATTTATGATTGGGTAAGGGAAGCTAAGACAAAAGAGTTGTCGGCTGTGAATGTCAGCCAAGTGTAAGCGTCACATGATAGTGCCTAAAGTGGATCCCATTTACTGTTAAACGTAATTGGAGTTGCCGGCTGCCCGGACGAAgggcttaatttttttttttttttttttttttttttttacaaggaGTACATTAAACGTGTATTACAACCTATAATTAGGAAAATATTAGGTAACTAACATACAAACTGTACGGGAAGTCTTACCGGCAAGCCGGTAGGACATCCTATAACAACTGTAAATGATGCATAGTAAGTAAGGAGAGACCAAGACTGCAGTCGGTATCTCAGGTGTACCACACGCAGTCGGCCTTTCATTGTCAGCACCCACCCGTCGGATTCAAAAGGGAAGATCCGGGACCAAAGGGTAATAACCCAGGTCCTCCGTTCAAGCAACCCGTCTATAAATATGGACCCCCACCAATGCCAAAGGTACGTAATTCCACCCAATCATTCTCATAAGCATTTATTACAGAGCTATCAGCATAATCTGACTTAAGCAACGGAGGGGTAATTCTCGGATCACCATCGAGGCTAGTTAACGGTTCCATTGTGCAGGATACAGTCGGTGTCAGATACCAGAGACAAGTCAACCCTTTCCTGTTCCAAGTCTGCTACCGGAACAATTgacgctagaaggaggggaacCCCTACCCGCAAATCAAATCAGACCCacacataaaaaattaaaaaaaattaaaaaaacccaGAGAAGAAAAATGGAAAGTACACAGTCAGATTCGtataagaaaaacaagaaacacaacTCGAAAGCCACAAAGCATACAGGCGGCAAAAATAACAACACCACCCCTGAAGCCCATACCATTATCGGGAGAACCTATTATAACACCAGTCGAAACCCAACCCAACCCCCACCCAGAAAGCCAGTCGGTTGTCAGCAAAACAACGACGACAGCAAGTAACAAAGATAGAGAAACACCCCTTCAATTCCTGGGATATACTGTGGAAAACGACGACTCCGAGGCAGAACCTGAAAGCCCAGAAAGAAACCTCACCCAAATGCCGTCATAACTCACTAGTCAGTTCTCAGTAGAGCAGTTGGTCACAGCACAAGCGGTGATGACCGCACTGTCGGCCTTAAAATTAGGAAGAAAAACAAACACAGAGCTCGCAGCCGTAATAATGTCAGTCGTTAGTCAAGCAACAAAAACCCCAGTCGGAAAAAAAGGAAGAGATTACACGTAAGAAACCTATTCGGAGGACAGGACGTAGAGCAACAAGAGCCCCGTCCCAATAGGcatttgtgagggggtcgaaaaagcacgagactaatgcgtgacctcgtccctcgtgggcgtgacattgtcggatcaagtgtagttagatttcctgtgagtttacacccaatcgactagtaatataggagtcgccattcagtttttaacgacaatgagaaaaattgacaaaacccggttatcgtgacataaagggagtgcaattatgttcgaccacgaaggccataggttcccttgtgatccctggtgtggagatcgctcaacgtacacccgcagggcagagattgagagttcgagggactgtaactaccgagaggagtgctcatcgataactccagaggcaagttatccttactagctctgcataaataattgaagggacatgcgtttaaactattaaactactctgaattgattttagcaatatgcaatacataatactaaatcgatcgtgattatcttatttagattgatttaaggtacctagcatgataattcaattgtccaaggtattatcttattaggcgcgatagatcaatcaagttaatagtttgacaattttataaaagggtgatgaaagcgattaaatcatatgagggacacattacaacgcacccttgagaggtgcgtcacggttctcagaaaactaaccacttggctttgctatttctccttttatttaacgaatctcgggtttctaagcagtgttccagtatttgggcttaattcatcagctacaagggacaggatgcgttcttttcgacttttgggtcgattgcgacagaacgccgaatcaatttcgcagcgtgaggctaggcttaaggctagagtcaatactcaggttatggaattgtgtgtcctcttcacgtcggtttttaggctgtatttatagggaaagagtttgtggaaagatagatctttagaatacgaatccaaaaagaattcggaga
This Spinacia oleracea cultivar Varoflay chromosome 6, BTI_SOV_V1, whole genome shotgun sequence DNA region includes the following protein-coding sequences:
- the LOC110779296 gene encoding probable serine/threonine-protein kinase PBL10 — translated: MGICLSARIKAESPSHTGTNSKYISRDGLDPTIASSKVSSAPLTPRSEGEILQSSNLKSFNFSELKAATRNFRPDSVLGEGGFGSVFKGWIDENSYAATKPGTGMVIAVKRLNQESFQGHREWLAEVNYLGQLYHPNLVKLIGYCVEDEHRLLVYEFMPRGSLENHLFRRGSYFQPLSWNLRMKVALGAAKGLAFLHSAETKVIYRDFKTSNVLLDSNYTAKLSDFGLAKDGPTGDKSHVSTRVMGTYGYAAPEYLATGHLTARSDVYSFGVVLLEMLSGRRAMDKNRPSGEHNLVEWARPYLTNKRKIFRILDNRLEGQYSLDAAYRVSSLAFRCLSTEPKFRPMMNEIVKELDQLQDPSKEARSSSTTGGRARRRSTAESTKRSISAVSFPRP